The Parabacteroides sp. AD58 genome includes a window with the following:
- a CDS encoding SDR family NAD(P)-dependent oxidoreductase: MKRIIIVGATSGIGREIACLFAKEGWVVGVAGRRINKLIELQKLYPEQIHTEMIDVTLDSAPQNLNRLIAACGGMDVYFHVSGIGQQNYHLDPTIELATLQTNGDGFVRMITAAWSYFRNEGKGHIAVVSSIAGTKGLGAAPAYSATKCFQNCYVDALAQLAHMNHLSIYFTDIRPGFVATDLLADGKKYPLLMRKEKVAKLIMNAVVKRKRRVIIDWKYVVIVFFWRLIPEFIWERLSIRN, translated from the coding sequence ATGAAACGCATCATAATTGTTGGAGCAACATCTGGAATTGGTCGGGAGATCGCTTGTCTTTTTGCAAAAGAAGGTTGGGTTGTGGGTGTTGCAGGCCGCAGAATAAATAAGCTGATTGAACTTCAGAAGTTATATCCTGAACAAATTCATACTGAAATGATTGATGTTACCTTAGACTCAGCACCTCAAAATTTAAACCGGTTAATTGCTGCGTGTGGAGGAATGGATGTGTATTTTCATGTATCGGGAATTGGACAGCAAAATTATCATTTGGATCCAACGATCGAGTTAGCGACTCTGCAGACTAATGGAGATGGATTTGTCCGTATGATCACTGCGGCGTGGTCATATTTTCGTAACGAGGGAAAAGGGCATATAGCTGTAGTCAGTTCGATTGCTGGAACGAAAGGGTTAGGAGCTGCTCCAGCTTATTCTGCTACTAAATGCTTTCAAAATTGTTATGTGGATGCATTGGCCCAATTAGCCCATATGAATCATTTGTCAATTTATTTTACTGATATCCGTCCGGGCTTTGTTGCTACTGATTTACTGGCAGACGGAAAGAAGTATCCTTTATTGATGCGGAAAGAGAAAGTGGCAAAATTGATTATGAATGCTGTTGTCAAACGTAAGCGCCGAGTGATAATAGACTGGAAATATGTTGTTATAGTATTCTTTTGGCGTCTGATCCCTGAATTTATTTGGGAGCGACTTTCTATTCGAAATTAG
- a CDS encoding GtrA family protein, with the protein MKNSQQIFRFIIIGTLNAFITALVVWLMMDILHFNYIASNVTGYVAALLNNFFWSKFWIFHSGKGNYFQQALLFLLAFICAYGSQFVFLLWMVELLKWNEYISQFIGLFIYGFVNFLMNKKITFRSRQA; encoded by the coding sequence ATGAAAAATTCTCAACAAATATTTCGTTTCATTATCATCGGCACATTGAATGCTTTTATTACCGCTTTAGTAGTTTGGCTGATGATGGATATACTGCATTTCAACTATATAGCATCCAATGTGACAGGCTATGTAGCTGCATTGCTTAATAATTTTTTCTGGAGTAAATTTTGGATTTTTCATTCTGGCAAAGGGAATTATTTCCAGCAGGCTCTTTTGTTTTTATTAGCCTTTATCTGCGCTTACGGATCCCAATTTGTCTTTTTATTATGGATGGTTGAATTATTAAAATGGAATGAATACATATCTCAATTCATCGGACTTTTCATTTATGGATTTGTAAACTTCCTTATGAATAAAAAGATAACATTCCGTTCCAGGCAAGCATAA
- the cobJ gene encoding precorrin-3B C(17)-methyltransferase, with protein sequence MIVSKGKIIVVGIGPGDLDDITPAVLAAIRESDIIIGYKYYFQFIQQILRPDVLCIDSGMKKEQERAQDAFRYALEGHVVCVISSGDAGIYGMTPLIYEMRKQMNADIEIISLPGISAFQKAAFLLGAPIGHDFCVISLSDLMTPWEIIEKRIRAAAMADFVTAVYNPKSQGRYWQLYRLKEIFLQERNGMTPVGYVRQAGRPEQSVHTCTLAELDPEQIDMFTVLLIGNSQSFFDNNEGVSNRAIITPRGYFGEEKNKEEKYGIGQDIMIRSFRTIEKELKHPEIALGKKWALLHAIHTTADFEMEDILYTDPDAVENLFHKFQNGEIKTIVTDVTMAASGIRKGALHRLGVDVRCYLGDERTVQLAKEKGITRTQAGIRLAAEECPGALFVFGNAPTALMELCDLIRKQKAHPAGVIAAPVGFVHVKESKYMIKPFVSIPKIIVEGRKGGSNLAATLVNAILCFDDAEQLKPGRDV encoded by the coding sequence ATGATAGTAAGCAAAGGTAAGATCATTGTGGTGGGTATTGGTCCAGGTGATTTAGACGATATCACACCAGCCGTGTTGGCGGCCATTCGTGAGTCTGATATAATTATCGGATATAAATATTACTTTCAGTTTATTCAGCAAATACTTCGTCCTGACGTACTTTGTATAGACTCTGGCATGAAAAAGGAGCAAGAACGAGCCCAAGATGCTTTTCGTTATGCCTTGGAAGGACATGTTGTTTGTGTAATTAGTTCTGGGGATGCCGGAATTTATGGAATGACACCGTTAATTTATGAGATGCGGAAGCAGATGAATGCTGATATCGAAATTATTTCATTACCGGGCATCAGTGCTTTTCAGAAGGCAGCGTTTTTACTGGGGGCACCGATTGGACATGACTTTTGTGTGATATCATTGTCTGATTTAATGACTCCTTGGGAAATAATTGAAAAACGAATTCGGGCAGCCGCCATGGCCGATTTTGTGACGGCGGTTTATAATCCGAAAAGTCAAGGTCGTTACTGGCAGCTGTATCGTCTTAAGGAAATCTTTTTGCAAGAACGTAATGGTATGACACCAGTGGGCTATGTCCGTCAGGCTGGAAGACCAGAACAGAGTGTGCATACCTGTACTTTAGCAGAATTAGATCCTGAACAGATCGATATGTTTACAGTATTGCTGATAGGAAATTCTCAAAGCTTTTTTGATAATAATGAGGGTGTATCAAACCGAGCTATCATTACTCCGCGGGGATATTTCGGAGAGGAGAAAAATAAAGAGGAGAAATATGGCATCGGTCAGGATATCATGATCAGAAGCTTTCGGACAATAGAAAAAGAATTAAAACATCCGGAAATAGCATTAGGGAAAAAATGGGCTTTGCTGCATGCCATTCATACAACAGCCGATTTTGAAATGGAAGATATTCTTTATACAGATCCTGATGCTGTGGAAAATTTGTTTCATAAGTTTCAGAATGGAGAAATAAAAACGATAGTAACAGATGTGACGATGGCGGCTTCTGGCATCCGCAAAGGAGCTCTTCATCGGTTAGGTGTAGATGTAAGATGCTATCTGGGAGATGAAAGGACCGTTCAGTTGGCCAAAGAAAAAGGTATTACACGTACACAAGCCGGAATACGTCTGGCTGCAGAAGAATGTCCTGGCGCATTGTTCGTTTTTGGTAATGCACCAACGGCTTTAATGGAATTGTGCGATCTGATTCGGAAGCAGAAAGCGCATCCGGCTGGCGTGATTGCCGCTCCTGTCGGATTTGTACATGTGAAAGAGTCAAAGTATATGATAAAGCCTTTTGTTTCAATACCTAAAATAATAGTAGAAGGACGAAAAGGCGGTAGTAACTTGGCTGCAACTTTAGTTAATGCGATCCTTTGTTTTGATGATGCGGAACAATTAAAACCGGGTAGAGACGTATGA
- the cbiE gene encoding precorrin-6y C5,15-methyltransferase (decarboxylating) subunit CbiE, producing MSHFYVIGMNDSPNPDFSPEILRIIQSHRVFSGGVRHHEIVRSLLPQQAIWIDIKSPIDEVFSQYEQVKESIVVFASGDPLFFGFANTIKRKLPHAGIFLYPAFNSLQMLAHALLIPYHDLRIVSLTGRPWHEFDHALIERSTKIGILTDHVHTPAQIARRMLEYGYSMYVMYVGINLGNPEKQSIRKFSLQQAAAESFQTPNCVILEQNGKNMYRPFGIPDTCFEYLNGRSRMITKMPVRLLSLSLLDLHEKKNFWDIGFCTGSVSIEAKLQFPHLHITAFEVRQEGRELMEINSHRMGIPGIEAIIADFMTYDVSDLASPDAVFIGGHGGKLPEMLQKISSCLAETGTVVFNSVSEDSLSLFKASLPAAGLVCKEEIRIAVDEFNPITICKAERSKN from the coding sequence ATGAGCCATTTTTATGTCATAGGGATGAACGACAGTCCGAATCCGGATTTCTCTCCTGAAATATTGCGGATCATCCAGTCTCATCGGGTTTTTTCAGGAGGTGTCCGGCATCACGAAATTGTTCGTTCTTTATTACCTCAACAAGCGATCTGGATTGATATAAAAAGTCCGATAGATGAAGTGTTTTCCCAATATGAACAGGTTAAAGAAAGTATTGTGGTATTTGCGTCTGGAGATCCGTTGTTCTTCGGTTTTGCCAATACTATCAAACGCAAACTGCCTCATGCGGGAATATTTCTTTATCCGGCATTTAATTCGTTGCAAATGTTGGCGCATGCACTGTTAATCCCATACCACGATTTGCGTATTGTGTCATTGACTGGACGTCCTTGGCATGAATTTGACCATGCATTGATAGAACGTTCCACCAAGATCGGGATTCTGACAGACCATGTCCATACGCCGGCACAAATAGCCAGACGCATGCTGGAATATGGCTATTCTATGTATGTGATGTATGTAGGAATTAATTTGGGAAATCCTGAAAAACAGAGTATTCGGAAGTTCTCGCTTCAACAGGCGGCTGCTGAGTCTTTTCAAACACCGAATTGTGTAATTCTGGAGCAAAATGGAAAGAATATGTATCGTCCGTTTGGCATACCGGATACATGTTTCGAGTATTTGAACGGAAGGTCCCGGATGATTACTAAAATGCCTGTTCGTCTGCTCTCTTTAAGTCTGTTGGATTTGCATGAAAAGAAGAATTTTTGGGATATAGGTTTTTGTACGGGCTCTGTCTCTATAGAAGCTAAATTGCAATTTCCTCACTTGCATATTACTGCTTTTGAAGTCAGACAAGAAGGCAGAGAACTGATGGAGATCAATTCACATCGGATGGGAATACCTGGCATAGAAGCAATTATTGCAGATTTTATGACCTATGATGTGTCTGATTTAGCTTCTCCCGATGCTGTTTTTATTGGTGGTCACGGGGGAAAACTTCCAGAAATGCTTCAAAAGATTTCTTCTTGTCTCGCTGAAACAGGAACGGTCGTATTTAATTCTGTATCGGAAGATAGTCTGTCCTTGTTTAAAGCGTCATTGCCTGCAGCAGGTCTTGTATGCAAGGAAGAAATCCGGATCGCAGTAGATGAGTTTAATCCTATAACGATATGTAAAGCCGAACGAAGTAAAAATTGA